A genome region from Candidatus Binataceae bacterium includes the following:
- a CDS encoding crotonase/enoyl-CoA hydratase family protein, with the protein MNVEFATNERIAIVTINRPEVRNAVDQSTAEALAAAFRKFDADGGLDVAILTGAGGNFCAGADLKAVSGGRGNRFAFDGDGPMGCTRMLLSKPVVAAVEGYAVAGGLELALWCDLRVAAREAVFGVFCRRFGVPLIDGGTIRLPRLIGMSHALDMILTGRGVAGEEAARIGLANRLVENGTALTYALELARVIAAFPPNAMKSDRRSAYEQWGLPLDAAINHEAQVGLATIRSGETVAGATRFAQGAGRHGKF; encoded by the coding sequence ATGAACGTTGAATTCGCAACCAACGAACGAATCGCGATCGTGACAATCAATCGACCGGAGGTGCGCAATGCCGTCGATCAGTCGACCGCAGAGGCGCTCGCGGCGGCCTTCCGCAAATTCGACGCCGACGGCGGGCTCGACGTCGCGATACTGACCGGCGCCGGTGGTAATTTTTGCGCGGGCGCGGACTTGAAGGCAGTCTCCGGCGGACGCGGTAATCGGTTTGCGTTCGACGGCGATGGGCCGATGGGGTGCACGCGGATGCTGCTGAGCAAGCCGGTCGTCGCGGCGGTTGAAGGCTACGCCGTGGCCGGCGGGCTCGAACTGGCGCTCTGGTGCGACTTGCGGGTGGCGGCGCGCGAGGCGGTGTTCGGCGTGTTCTGCCGGCGCTTCGGGGTGCCGCTGATCGACGGCGGCACGATTCGGCTGCCGCGGCTGATCGGGATGAGCCATGCGCTCGATATGATCCTCACTGGCCGCGGCGTCGCGGGCGAGGAGGCGGCGCGCATCGGACTGGCGAACCGGCTGGTCGAGAACGGGACGGCGCTGACTTATGCGCTTGAGCTGGCGCGGGTGATCGCGGCCTTTCCGCCGAACGCGATGAAATCCGATCGGCGCTCAGCCTACGAGCAATGGGGGCTTCCGCTCGACGCGGCGATCAACCATGAGGCGCAGGTTGGGCTGGCGACGATTCGCTCGGGCGAGACCGTCGCGGGGGCGACGCGCTTCGCGCAAGGCGCCGGCCGCCACGGCAAGTTTTGA
- a CDS encoding alpha/beta family hydrolase, with amino-acid sequence MKEQQITFRSGELTLEGLLAIPSGAGAVRGGVVCHPHPLYGGSMYNNVVDAALTAMWNLGWATLRFNFRGVGASEGEHGGGAGEAADAAAAVQFLSGHAGVVVTGAVLAGYSFGAMAAAAAAPSIDNLAALALIALPLRMADTTALERFKHPIILAAGDRDGYCPVAELETLHRGLGARSQLKVIAGADHFFGGFEEQLTSALESMLHRVTTAS; translated from the coding sequence ATGAAAGAGCAACAAATCACTTTTCGCTCGGGCGAGCTCACGCTCGAAGGACTGCTCGCGATCCCGTCGGGAGCCGGAGCGGTGCGTGGTGGAGTCGTCTGTCATCCCCATCCGCTGTATGGCGGATCGATGTACAACAACGTCGTGGATGCAGCGCTGACGGCTATGTGGAACCTCGGATGGGCGACGCTGCGCTTCAATTTCCGCGGCGTCGGCGCGAGCGAGGGCGAACATGGCGGCGGCGCGGGCGAGGCCGCGGACGCGGCCGCGGCGGTGCAATTCCTGAGCGGCCATGCGGGCGTCGTGGTGACCGGCGCCGTGCTCGCGGGATACTCATTCGGTGCGATGGCGGCGGCGGCCGCCGCACCGTCGATCGATAATCTGGCGGCGCTCGCGCTGATCGCGCTGCCGCTCCGGATGGCGGATACGACGGCGCTTGAACGATTCAAACATCCGATCATCCTTGCCGCCGGCGACCGCGATGGCTACTGCCCGGTCGCGGAGCTCGAGACGCTCCATCGCGGACTGGGCGCGCGCTCGCAGCTCAAGGTTATCGCCGGCGCGGACCATTTTTTCGGCGGCTTCGAGGAGCAACTGACGAGCGCGCTCGAATCGATGCTGCATCGCGTTACGACCGCAAGCTGA
- a CDS encoding O-methyltransferase has protein sequence MAAEGKFTSLDPQLYDYILAHGHNGDPLLAELADETAHRLGRTAGMQIAPEQGAFMTMLARATGVRSAIEIGTFTGYSAICIARALPPDGHLLCCDVSEEWTALAREYWRRAGVADRITLKLAPALETLRALPPRSSFDFAFIDADKANYRAYYEEILARTRPGGLILIDNVLWSGAVLDRSNQTADTRAIRELNDFLAADDRVDAVMLPIADGLTICRKK, from the coding sequence ATGGCTGCCGAAGGCAAATTCACCTCGCTCGATCCGCAACTCTACGACTACATCCTGGCGCATGGCCATAACGGCGATCCGCTGCTCGCCGAGTTGGCTGACGAGACCGCGCACCGGCTCGGCCGCACCGCCGGGATGCAGATTGCTCCCGAGCAGGGCGCCTTCATGACGATGTTGGCGCGCGCGACCGGCGTCCGCTCCGCGATCGAGATCGGGACCTTCACCGGCTACAGCGCGATTTGCATCGCGCGGGCCCTGCCGCCCGACGGCCATCTACTTTGCTGCGACGTCAGCGAGGAGTGGACCGCGCTCGCGCGTGAGTATTGGCGCCGAGCCGGCGTTGCCGATCGGATCACGCTGAAGCTCGCCCCCGCGCTCGAAACCCTTCGCGCCCTCCCGCCCCGATCGAGCTTCGACTTCGCCTTTATCGACGCCGACAAAGCGAACTATCGCGCTTACTATGAGGAAATTCTGGCGCGCACGCGCCCGGGCGGCCTGATTCTGATCGACAATGTGCTCTGGAGCGGCGCGGTCCTCGACCGCTCGAATCAGACCGCCGACACCCGCGCGATCCGCGAGCTCAACGATTTCCTCGCCGCCGACGATCGCGTTGACGCCGTGATGCTGCCGATCGCCGACGGCCTCACTATCTGCCGCAAGAAGTAG